The DNA sequence ACTCAATATAGAAGTTGCTGTTTTATACGACTTAAATCCCAACATAGAACGCACACGCTTCTTGATAAAACGATGATCTTGTTCCACTATATTATTAAGATATCTAACTTGCCTTAGTTGTATGCCTTCAGGCATATGGTTCTCTTCTTTCAACTCTTGCATCGCTACAGGATAGGCAGGGTTCTTATCTACTGTTATCACACGAGGTTTAGACACGTATGAAAAAGCCAAGGCTTTCTTGAAAAAGCGCTTGGCTGCTTGTTTATCTCTTGATTTACTTAGATAAAAATCGATTGTGTTTCCTTTCGAATCGACAGCACGGTACAGGTACATCCATTGACCTTTTACTTTGATATATGTTTCATCGACTCTCCACGAGTCATTTGTTTGCTTGAGGTGACGACGAATTCGTTTGTCCAATTCAGGACCATACTGATGAACCCAACGCATAATCGTTGTATGAGAAATGGATAAGCCCCGTTCCTCCATCATTTCCACCAAATCACGAAAGCTGAGATTATACCGTAGGTACCATCTCACTGTAAGAAGGATAATCTCAGGCTGGTAATGCTTCCATTTGAATACATTTTCCTTTTCCATACTGATCACACACCTTTTGTAGAGTAGTAATATCAGTATGTCCAAGTTTAAGAGATTTTTTGCACCAGAACCGATTATATTGCCGACCTATCACTTTTTTTACGAGACTTTAACACGGGTACAGCCGAGATACGTGTATATCTCGGCTGTACCCCTACTAGTATCAGTATGTCCAAGTTTACTAGATTTCTTGCACCAAAACCATCCCTAATACAGTGAAAAAGGACACCCTCGCCAGATACTCCTAGCAAGTGTTTCCTTTTACATTTTTCTATCAATGAAACTATTATTTTACTCCTACGTCATTCCAAGCTTTTTGTACAGCTTGATATGTCGTACTGTTAACACCGTAGTAATCAACAGTAGATTGTAATAAAGCAGCACGTGCCTTGCTGAAATCACTTGTTGGTGTAAGGTACGTTGTTAAAGCACGGTAATAGATTTTTTCTGCTTTTTCTTTACCAATAGCATTAATTGTTAAATAAGCAGCTTTATTTGGAATACCGCTATTGATATGTACGCCGCCATTGTCTCCTTCTTCTGTTGGTGGTAAATATTGATAATCATTCATATGAGTAGGTTGGCCATACTTTTCAGGATTTGATAAGCTGCGAAGTGCATCTCCTTTAACTCCAGGCGTATATACATCTTCTCCTAAATCCCAGTTGGCTGGATCAACGAAATATCCAAATACATCAGAAAAAGATTCATTTAGTGCCCCGGATTGATTTAGGTATTCAAGCTCAGCTGACTTTTCAGTTACCGCATGTGTTAGTTCGTGTGCAACAACATCAAGAGAACCTGACAGCGGTGTGAATTCAACACCATCGCCATCACCATAAATCATTTGTTGTCCATTCCAGAATGCATTATTGTAGTTGGTTCCGAAATTGATTCCAGAACGAATCGTTGCACCTTTTCCATCAAAACTGTTACGGTTATGAACATTTTTATAATAATCATATACTTTTCCTGCATTAAAATGAGCATCAACTGCAGGAGCTTGGTTCTTATCTACCCAAGCATTATCTGTATCAAATAGATAGTAATTTTTTATATTCTCGTAATCAGAGGTATGATTAACTGTAGCTGTCTCAATAAAGCCACCATTCATCGGCTTTGTTGTGTCTTTTAAATAGTAATTTCCAGATTGACTACTATAAGTTGTATTCAGGTTTTTTCGATCCCCAAATACGCCGATGCCATAGCCTTTTTGCGGAGTGTCCGCATCTGTAACTGCATTATATGAATCTACAATTGTTCCATCTTCTGCGTTTACATAGATTTTCCAGTTTGCTCCATAAGGTTTAATGAATTGTAATTGTACTTTATAAGTTAAGTAATAATTCCCGTCTTTTTCATAAACAACTAAATCTGCCTTTTCATTTGTAGATTTTGCGGTTTCTTTAATTTGTTCTAGCTGAGTTCCACTTGTTTCTACAAATGTATCTTTTTTTGCTAGATTAATATGTTTCCATGCATTTGAAAGGGCAGTTTCATTTGAGATCTTTGCCTTTGTATTTTCTTTCAAACGGTCAGCAGCAGCGGGATGTACGTCTCCGTTTACTGTTGTTACTTTTCCATCACGATTTGTATGAACAATGAAACGTGCTCCATCAACTGGAACTTTATTAATAGATTGAATGTACACATAATGTTTCATTCCTAAATCATCTGACTTTACTTCTTTCAGTGTTAAGTCAGTTTGTGGGTTGATTTTAAATAATTCTTTATTTTCTTCAAGGAACGCTTTTACTGCTTTTTCTGAATCCACTTTTCCATCAGATAATTCCCCTGAAAGGAAGGATGGATTTCCTTGTTCATCATTCCACTGTTTTTGAACGACTTCCATTTTGTTCAAAGCTTCTTGTTGCGATACTTGTTCTGCTGCAAAGGCACTTGAAAATGGAGCACCTAAAACCATTCCGGTTGCTAGTAATGTAACGACGGATTTCTTCATTTCTATCTCTCCTCTTAATACTACGTATAATAAAGATGCATCTTATTAGGGAGTATACAAAAAAAACATATTCTTGTAGTCATTAATGCAAAATTGCATATATTAAATTTTCGTATTATTCATATTTTTAGTGAATTTTCCTATTTCTTGTTGGGGTATGGAAATGATTCTGGGTATGAGGGGCCACTCTGGGATTTAATTACAAATTAAAAAAGAACTTTATTCAAGTTCTTTTAATCTACGATACAGGGCGGCCTGACTCAAACCTGTAATTAGGGTAGCGTTAGGAAAATGCGTATTTACAACGATAAGCATTTTGATACAAGCCTTTTGAGACATTGAGAAGCCATTTAAATGATGTTTTCATTATGTATCAATAGGATTTACCTAATTGGGATGGTATTTTTAAAGTGTTATTAAATTCTGTATTTATATGATTAATTACCATTTCACGGACATTTTATGGCGGCTAAGAACAGCTATACTGTCACTAGGCCTAGTTGCAAAGTACCGAAAAGAAGTGAAGCAAACGTCAAGCAACTCTAAAACCAACCTTTATTGTATATTTGGGAGTTACTTGACGTTTCTCCTTTTTCGAATCTGAACAACACTAGGAAAACAAAACCTATAATTGTTATAATTAAATAAATAATATATTTTAGGGAGAATTTTTTTAAAAAAAACATTCATTATTGAGGCATTATGTTTATCATTAGTGATTGTTTTTTTGTTAATACTCAAATGGCAAGATAGACATTAAATCCACCTCTTCAGTTTCTTCTTTAAAATTCGTTGCGACTTCGTTATGTTCAAAATACATACTCGTTAGTATTGCAAATGCTACTAAATTTGCTAAAAAAATTTTTTGCATCTTCTTCTCTCCTTACATTTCCTCCTTTTAAATATAGTAAGGAGGAATATTTGTATGAAAGGCGTACCGTCCACATTTTAACGAAAATATATGCTAAGCAATTTTCGACATCAAAAAACGTTGATTTTACTACTCTAAGCGAAGCATTTAATCTCAAAAACGTAGGTATTTGAGACAAAGGAACTTCAATATAAAAAGTGCTGAAAATAGCTTAAATAGTGTCTCAAAACTCATCTTTAAATCAAAATCACAATTCAAATTGTGTTATTGAGTTTTGAGAATCCCTTAGAGTATAAAAACATTAAAATATGCGTGCTACCCCATCAACAAAATCTATTTTTCACACTCTTAAATTATATTTGTAATTGATATATAGGTGAAATAATAAAAAAGCTAGCAAAATGCTAGCTTTTTTATTATTTCGAAGTAAGAGCAACTAAAACATCTACTGGATAATCAACTGATTTTTTCACTTTATATTCTACGGTATTTCCTTTTCCAAAAATGTTAGACATTTTATTGAACATATCTTCTGCAGTTCTATCAGACATCCATTTTTGTAATCCTGCTCCTGGAATAACTGAATAGTTAGCTACTTGTTGATATAATGCAGTTCTATATTGATCATATGCATAATCAGGTTTTGGATTAAAATCAAATGTCTTCGTAACTGTACTTTCTTCCGAAATTGTATGTTGATAACCAAAACTCCAAGTTAATGAAGCTGACATATTAACAAAACCTGCAATACCTACTTCCATCCCAATTGTTTGAGATAAACC is a window from the Bacillus sp. DX3.1 genome containing:
- a CDS encoding IS6 family transposase; amino-acid sequence: MEKENVFKWKHYQPEIILLTVRWYLRYNLSFRDLVEMMEERGLSISHTTIMRWVHQYGPELDKRIRRHLKQTNDSWRVDETYIKVKGQWMYLYRAVDSKGNTIDFYLSKSRDKQAAKRFFKKALAFSYVSKPRVITVDKNPAYPVAMQELKEENHMPEGIQLRQVRYLNNIVEQDHRFIKKRVRSMLGFKSYKTATSILSGVEVMHMIKKGQIDLRNQSVQNQKEFIHQVFGLIA
- a CDS encoding M4 family metallopeptidase, with protein sequence MKKSVVTLLATGMVLGAPFSSAFAAEQVSQQEALNKMEVVQKQWNDEQGNPSFLSGELSDGKVDSEKAVKAFLEENKELFKINPQTDLTLKEVKSDDLGMKHYVYIQSINKVPVDGARFIVHTNRDGKVTTVNGDVHPAAADRLKENTKAKISNETALSNAWKHINLAKKDTFVETSGTQLEQIKETAKSTNEKADLVVYEKDGNYYLTYKVQLQFIKPYGANWKIYVNAEDGTIVDSYNAVTDADTPQKGYGIGVFGDRKNLNTTYSSQSGNYYLKDTTKPMNGGFIETATVNHTSDYENIKNYYLFDTDNAWVDKNQAPAVDAHFNAGKVYDYYKNVHNRNSFDGKGATIRSGINFGTNYNNAFWNGQQMIYGDGDGVEFTPLSGSLDVVAHELTHAVTEKSAELEYLNQSGALNESFSDVFGYFVDPANWDLGEDVYTPGVKGDALRSLSNPEKYGQPTHMNDYQYLPPTEEGDNGGVHINSGIPNKAAYLTINAIGKEKAEKIYYRALTTYLTPTSDFSKARAALLQSTVDYYGVNSTTYQAVQKAWNDVGVK